A stretch of the Mycolicibacterium celeriflavum genome encodes the following:
- the mntR gene encoding manganese-binding transcriptional regulator MntR has protein sequence MNPAGDARDLTTVAQDYLKVIWTVQEWSQEKVSTKLLAERLGVSASTASESIRKLADQGLVNHEKYGAVTLTEAGRAAALAMVRRHRLMETFLVRELGYSWDEVHDEAEVLEHAVSDRMLDRIDAKLGHPIRDPHGDPIPAADGQVPTPDARQLSACHDGDTGTIARISDADPEMLRYFDSVGISLDSRLRVLARRDFAGMISVAIESSDGDDTTVDLGSPAAEAIWVVAS, from the coding sequence GTGAATCCTGCCGGCGATGCGCGTGACCTGACGACCGTTGCCCAGGACTACCTGAAGGTCATCTGGACTGTGCAGGAGTGGTCGCAGGAGAAGGTCAGCACGAAGCTGCTGGCCGAGCGGCTGGGCGTGTCCGCGAGCACGGCCTCGGAGTCGATCCGCAAGCTGGCCGACCAGGGGCTGGTCAACCACGAGAAGTACGGCGCCGTGACGTTGACCGAGGCCGGCCGGGCCGCGGCGTTGGCAATGGTGCGCCGCCACCGGCTGATGGAGACGTTCCTGGTCCGCGAGTTGGGCTACAGCTGGGACGAGGTGCACGACGAGGCCGAGGTGCTCGAGCACGCGGTGTCGGACCGGATGCTGGACCGCATCGACGCGAAGCTCGGTCACCCGATCCGCGACCCACACGGCGACCCGATCCCCGCCGCCGACGGTCAGGTGCCCACCCCGGACGCCCGCCAGTTGTCGGCCTGCCACGACGGCGACACCGGCACGATCGCGCGCATCTCCGACGCCGATCCGGAGATGCTGCGGTACTTCGACAGCGTCGGCATCAGCCTGGACTCGCGGCTTCGGGTGCTGGCCCGGCGGGACTTCGCGGGAATGATCTCGGTGGCCATCGAATCGTCTGACGGCGACGATACGACGGTCGACCTGGGAAGCCCTGCGGCAGAAGCGATCTGGGTCGTCGCGAGCTAA
- a CDS encoding class I SAM-dependent methyltransferase, which translates to MNEAHEYCGSDEWRQLIREVILPWALGEIDLGDDVLEVGPGYGATTDVLSESVARLTSVEIDDELAAMLHDRFADVPTVDIVRGDATALSYDDDRFSGAACFTMLHHVPTVDMQDRLFAEVARVLRPGAALVASDSLGSDELAVAHEGDTYNPVDPATLPGRLTAAGFGDVRVKVTDYGWAAVARAR; encoded by the coding sequence GTGAACGAAGCGCACGAGTACTGCGGCAGCGACGAGTGGCGCCAGTTGATCCGCGAGGTCATCCTGCCGTGGGCGCTGGGTGAGATCGACCTCGGCGACGACGTGCTCGAGGTCGGGCCCGGCTACGGCGCGACGACCGATGTGTTGAGCGAATCGGTGGCGCGGCTGACATCGGTGGAGATCGACGACGAACTGGCCGCGATGCTGCACGACCGGTTCGCCGACGTGCCGACTGTCGATATCGTGCGCGGTGACGCGACGGCGCTCTCCTACGACGACGACCGCTTCAGCGGCGCAGCGTGTTTCACGATGCTGCACCACGTTCCCACCGTCGACATGCAGGACCGGCTCTTCGCCGAAGTCGCCCGGGTGTTGCGGCCCGGCGCGGCGCTGGTCGCCAGCGACAGCCTCGGCAGCGACGAGTTGGCCGTCGCGCACGAGGGCGACACGTACAACCCCGTCGACCCGGCGACGCTGCCGGGACGCTTGACGGCCGCCGGTTTCGGTGACGTACGGGTGAAGGTGACCGACTACGGTTGGGCGGCCGTCGCGCGCGCACGCTGA
- a CDS encoding bifunctional riboflavin kinase/FAD synthetase, which translates to MQRWRGQDEIPTDWGRCVVTIGVFDGVHRGHQELINHAVKAGRSRGVPTVLMTFDPHPMEVVFPGSHPAQLTTLTRRAELVEELGIDVFLVMPFTSDFMKLTPERYIHELLVERLHVVEVVVGENFTFGKKAAGNVSLLRKAGERFGFAVEGMALVSEVAEPTHDETVTFSSTYIRSCVDAGDVVAAAEALGRPHRVEGVVVRGDGRGKVLGFPTANVAPPMYSAIPADGVYAAWFTVLGHGPITGSVVPGERYQAAVSVGTNPTFSGRTRTVEAFVLDTTADLYGQHVAVDFVTRLRGQEKFTNVEDLVEQMGADTEHARTILSR; encoded by the coding sequence GTGCAGCGCTGGCGGGGACAAGACGAGATCCCGACCGACTGGGGCCGATGCGTCGTGACCATCGGCGTGTTCGACGGTGTGCATCGCGGTCATCAGGAGCTGATCAACCACGCGGTCAAGGCCGGCCGTTCGCGTGGAGTGCCGACGGTGCTGATGACGTTCGACCCCCATCCGATGGAGGTCGTGTTCCCCGGCAGTCATCCCGCCCAGCTGACCACGCTGACCCGGCGCGCTGAACTGGTCGAAGAACTCGGCATCGACGTCTTCCTGGTCATGCCGTTCACCTCCGATTTCATGAAACTCACTCCCGAGCGCTACATCCACGAACTCCTGGTCGAACGCCTGCACGTGGTGGAGGTCGTGGTGGGGGAGAACTTCACCTTCGGCAAGAAGGCGGCGGGCAACGTCTCCCTGCTGCGCAAGGCCGGCGAGCGGTTCGGTTTCGCCGTCGAGGGGATGGCTCTGGTTTCTGAAGTAGCAGAGCCCACACACGACGAGACCGTCACGTTCTCGTCGACCTACATCCGGTCCTGCGTCGACGCCGGTGACGTCGTCGCCGCCGCCGAGGCGCTGGGCCGGCCACATCGCGTGGAGGGCGTTGTGGTGCGCGGCGACGGACGCGGCAAGGTGCTCGGCTTTCCCACCGCCAACGTGGCGCCGCCCATGTATTCGGCGATTCCCGCCGACGGGGTCTATGCGGCGTGGTTCACCGTGCTGGGCCACGGGCCGATCACCGGCAGCGTCGTCCCAGGTGAGCGGTATCAGGCCGCGGTCTCAGTCGGCACCAATCCCACGTTCTCCGGCCGCACCCGAACGGTCGAAGCGTTCGTGCTCGACACCACCGCCGACCTGTACGGCCAGCACGTGGCGGTCGACTTCGTGACCCGGCTGCGCGGCCAGGAGAAGTTCACCAACGTCGAGGACCTCGTCGAGCAGATGGGCGCCGACACCGAGCACGCCCGCACGATCCTGTCGCGGTGA
- the rpsO gene encoding 30S ribosomal protein S15, whose translation MALTAEQKKSILSEYGLHDTDTGSPEAQVALLTKRITDLTEHLKVHKHDHHSRRGLLLLVGRRRRLLKYVAQVDVQRYRSLIERLGLRR comes from the coding sequence GTGGCGCTTACTGCCGAGCAGAAAAAGTCGATCCTGAGCGAGTACGGCCTGCATGACACCGACACCGGCTCGCCGGAGGCTCAGGTGGCCCTGCTGACCAAGCGGATCACCGACCTGACCGAACACCTCAAGGTGCACAAGCACGACCACCACTCGCGACGTGGTCTGCTGCTGCTCGTCGGCCGTCGGCGCCGGCTGCTCAAGTACGTGGCCCAGGTCGACGTGCAGCGCTACCGCTCGCTGATCGAGCGGCTCGGCCTGCGCCGCTGA
- a CDS encoding DUF1802 family protein: MTTALKEWSAAVLALLDGRQTMLLRKGGIREKRFAVTASRFLLFPTVAHSHTERVRAEHRNLLDAAALDSGDDAVVIRAGARVVAAVEVNRPQMLESIAPLHIWTNESVRTDRLDFRPRHRLTALVVQASPLVRPLRLARTPDYAGCTSWLELPVDPEWAPPVHDDATLHDVAERVRRSVG; encoded by the coding sequence ATGACCACCGCGCTCAAGGAGTGGAGCGCTGCGGTGCTGGCGCTGCTCGACGGTCGGCAGACGATGCTGCTGCGCAAGGGCGGCATCCGCGAGAAGCGCTTCGCCGTGACCGCGTCACGCTTCCTGTTGTTTCCGACGGTCGCGCACAGCCATACCGAGCGGGTGCGCGCCGAGCACCGCAACCTGCTGGACGCCGCGGCGCTCGACAGTGGCGATGACGCAGTGGTGATCCGCGCGGGCGCCCGAGTCGTCGCCGCCGTCGAGGTGAACCGTCCGCAGATGCTGGAATCCATTGCACCGCTGCATATCTGGACCAACGAGTCGGTGCGCACCGACCGGCTCGACTTTCGTCCCAGGCATCGGCTCACCGCACTCGTCGTGCAGGCCAGCCCGCTGGTGCGGCCGCTGCGCCTGGCGCGCACGCCCGACTACGCGGGTTGTACCAGTTGGTTGGAACTGCCTGTCGACCCCGAGTGGGCGCCGCCGGTGCACGACGACGCGACGCTGCACGATGTCGCCGAGCGGGTGCGGCGCTCGGTCGGCTGA
- a CDS encoding DUF6632 domain-containing protein — MPSPYKALQIALAVFGVVAICLYPLAALWPSGWAWHPGPPHHSDYFMMIVGLYVTLGVFLLYAARDPRNHLSLIWFAVWSSVVHAAIMAVQSVRGEHDMGHLLGDVPALLLGAILLAVLVRASGLTRSEPATLERR, encoded by the coding sequence ATGCCGTCTCCATACAAGGCTCTTCAAATCGCACTCGCCGTGTTCGGAGTGGTCGCCATCTGTCTATATCCGTTGGCCGCGCTCTGGCCCTCGGGTTGGGCATGGCATCCGGGGCCGCCGCACCATTCGGACTACTTCATGATGATCGTCGGCCTCTATGTCACGCTCGGTGTCTTCCTGTTGTACGCGGCGCGCGACCCGCGAAATCATCTCAGCCTGATCTGGTTCGCGGTGTGGTCCAGCGTCGTCCACGCGGCGATCATGGCGGTCCAATCGGTGCGGGGCGAGCACGATATGGGCCATCTCCTTGGCGATGTACCCGCGCTGTTGTTGGGCGCAATCCTGCTGGCGGTGCTCGTGCGGGCCTCCGGGCTCACGCGGTCCGAACCGGCGACGCTCGAGCGACGTTAG
- a CDS encoding DUF3558 domain-containing protein encodes MVAKLRLVSVLCAMVAAAVVVWQTNPAGAPQVDAKDIPMTNVTTSIKWPVIETTDPSPFNPCKEIPLDAVQAMGLAYTPPIPEDQLRCKYDAGNYQMAVEAIVWRTYEQTLPADAVQLDIDGHRAAQYWIMKPTDWNNRWWITCMIAFDTSYGVLQQSLFYSPIYSNPDPDCMQTNLRRAHELIPHYVF; translated from the coding sequence ATGGTCGCCAAGCTGCGCCTGGTGTCGGTGCTGTGCGCAATGGTCGCCGCGGCGGTCGTGGTGTGGCAGACCAATCCGGCGGGTGCCCCGCAGGTCGATGCGAAAGACATTCCGATGACCAACGTCACCACGTCGATCAAGTGGCCCGTCATCGAGACGACCGACCCGTCCCCGTTCAACCCGTGCAAGGAGATCCCGCTCGACGCGGTGCAGGCCATGGGTCTGGCGTACACACCGCCGATTCCCGAGGACCAGCTGCGCTGCAAGTACGACGCGGGGAACTACCAGATGGCCGTCGAGGCGATCGTCTGGCGCACCTACGAGCAGACGCTGCCCGCCGACGCGGTCCAACTCGACATCGACGGGCACCGCGCCGCGCAGTACTGGATCATGAAGCCGACCGACTGGAACAACCGGTGGTGGATCACCTGCATGATCGCGTTCGACACGAGCTACGGCGTGCTGCAGCAGTCGCTGTTCTACTCGCCGATCTACTCGAACCCCGACCCTGACTGCATGCAGACCAACCTGCGACGCGCACACGAGCTGATCCCGCACTACGTGTTCTGA
- a CDS encoding DUF2277 domain-containing protein, whose translation MCRNITELRGLEPAATDEEVEAAARQYIRKVSGITRPTAANVDVFEAAVADVTATTRRLLAALPPRRQPPKTVPPLRRPEVRARIDAAKAR comes from the coding sequence ATGTGCCGAAACATCACCGAGCTACGCGGGCTGGAGCCGGCGGCGACCGACGAGGAGGTCGAGGCCGCCGCTCGCCAATACATCCGGAAGGTCAGCGGTATCACCCGGCCGACCGCCGCCAACGTCGACGTCTTCGAGGCGGCCGTCGCCGACGTCACCGCCACGACCCGACGACTGCTCGCCGCGCTGCCGCCACGGCGCCAACCGCCCAAGACCGTTCCGCCGCTGCGCCGGCCCGAGGTGCGCGCCCGCATCGACGCCGCCAAGGCGCGATAG
- the truB gene encoding tRNA pseudouridine(55) synthase TruB produces the protein MTEAGLVIVDKPAGMTSHDVVGRCRRFFGTRKVGHAGTLDPMATGVLVVGIGRATKILGLLTATDKAYAATIRLGQATSTDDAEGEVLQEVSADKVTDVQIDRAVAELRGEIEQVPSAVSAIKVDGQRAYKLAREGSAVELAPRRVRIDRFDVLDVRRHPGLVDVDVEVDCSSGTYIRALARDVGAALGVGGHLIALRRTRVGGFGLSEARTLDDLADAPRLSHSLDAACLLAFPRRELSAGEAEDTRHGRPLKAAGIAGTYAATAPDGHVIALLRDHSERTKSVVVLRPATL, from the coding sequence GTGACCGAGGCCGGCCTGGTCATCGTCGACAAGCCCGCGGGCATGACCAGCCACGACGTGGTCGGGCGCTGCCGCCGGTTCTTCGGCACCCGCAAGGTCGGCCACGCCGGCACGCTGGACCCGATGGCGACCGGGGTGTTGGTCGTCGGCATCGGACGCGCCACCAAGATCCTCGGCCTGCTGACAGCGACGGACAAGGCGTATGCCGCGACGATCCGGCTGGGGCAGGCCACCTCCACCGATGACGCTGAAGGTGAAGTCCTGCAGGAGGTTTCGGCCGACAAGGTCACCGATGTGCAGATCGACCGGGCGGTCGCCGAACTCCGAGGGGAGATTGAACAGGTTCCGTCCGCAGTCAGCGCGATCAAGGTCGACGGTCAGCGCGCCTACAAGCTCGCCCGGGAGGGAAGCGCCGTCGAGTTGGCGCCGCGCCGCGTCCGCATCGACCGGTTCGATGTGCTCGATGTCCGCCGGCACCCCGGACTCGTCGATGTGGATGTCGAAGTCGACTGCTCCAGCGGCACCTACATCCGCGCGTTGGCCCGCGACGTGGGCGCCGCGTTGGGAGTCGGCGGTCACCTCATCGCGTTGCGGCGCACCCGGGTCGGCGGCTTCGGGTTGAGCGAGGCCCGCACGCTCGACGATCTCGCCGACGCGCCGCGACTGTCCCACAGTCTCGACGCCGCATGCCTTCTGGCGTTTCCGCGGCGGGAGCTGTCCGCGGGCGAGGCAGAGGACACCCGCCACGGTCGGCCGCTGAAAGCGGCTGGTATCGCCGGTACTTACGCGGCGACGGCCCCGGACGGGCACGTCATCGCGTTGCTGAGAGACCATTCGGAGCGCACGAAATCCGTGGTGGTGCTGCGCCCGGCGACCTTGTAG
- a CDS encoding metallophosphoesterase family protein — translation MTRDGRRPTLWAISDLHTGHTGNKPVTESLYPASPDDWLIVAGDVAERTDEIRWALDLLRKRFAKVIWIPGNHELWTTNRDPMQIFGKARYDYLVNMCDEMGIITPEHPYPVWTEEGGPATIVPMFLLYDYTFLPAGAATKAEGLAIAREKNVVGTDEFLLSAEPYATRDAWCRNRVAYTRKRLEDLDWMTPTVLVNHFPMVREPCDAMFYPEFSLWCGTTATADWHTRYNAVCSVYGHLHIPRTTWYDGVRFEEVSVGYPREWRRRKPYRWMRQILPDPQYPPGYLNEFGGHFQITQEMRDNAQKMQQRIRDRQAAR, via the coding sequence GTGACACGCGACGGCCGGCGGCCCACCCTCTGGGCGATCAGCGACCTGCACACCGGTCACACCGGCAACAAACCCGTGACAGAGTCGCTGTATCCGGCCTCTCCCGACGACTGGCTCATCGTCGCCGGCGACGTGGCCGAACGCACCGATGAGATTCGTTGGGCGCTGGATCTGCTGCGCAAGCGGTTCGCCAAGGTCATCTGGATTCCGGGCAACCACGAACTGTGGACCACCAACCGGGATCCGATGCAGATCTTCGGCAAGGCCCGCTACGACTACTTGGTCAACATGTGCGACGAGATGGGCATCATCACGCCCGAGCACCCGTACCCGGTGTGGACCGAGGAGGGCGGCCCGGCCACGATCGTGCCGATGTTCCTGCTGTACGACTACACATTTCTGCCCGCCGGCGCGGCCACCAAGGCCGAGGGGCTCGCGATCGCGCGGGAGAAGAATGTCGTGGGCACCGACGAGTTCCTGCTTTCGGCCGAACCGTATGCGACCCGGGATGCATGGTGCCGCAACCGCGTGGCCTACACCCGCAAGCGGCTCGAGGATCTCGACTGGATGACGCCGACGGTGCTGGTCAATCATTTCCCGATGGTGCGCGAACCCTGCGACGCGATGTTCTATCCGGAGTTCTCGCTGTGGTGTGGCACCACCGCGACCGCTGACTGGCACACCCGTTACAACGCGGTCTGCTCGGTGTACGGGCACCTGCACATCCCGCGCACCACGTGGTACGACGGCGTGCGGTTCGAGGAGGTGTCGGTCGGTTATCCGCGAGAGTGGCGGCGCCGCAAGCCGTATCGCTGGATGCGCCAGATCCTGCCGGATCCGCAGTACCCGCCCGGATACCTCAACGAGTTCGGCGGCCACTTCCAGATCACCCAGGAGATGCGGGACAACGCCCAGAAGATGCAGCAACGGATCCGCGACAGGCAGGCCGCGCGATGA
- the pptT gene encoding 4'-phosphopantetheinyl transferase PptT has protein sequence MTIAASLLSGVLPATTHSLAAAELYGDPPDLAPLPEEEPLVARSVAKRRNEFVTVRYCARQALGDLGIGPVPILKGEKGEPRWPDGVVGSLTHCDGYRGAVVGRRSEVRSVGIDAEPHGVLPDGVLDAISLPAERAELKQLPAGLHWDRILFCAKEATYKAWFPVTRRWLGFEDAHIVFDVDDSGTSGAFVSRVLIDPAAEHGPPLETLSGRWSVRDGIALTAIVL, from the coding sequence ATGACGATCGCCGCATCACTGCTGTCCGGTGTGTTGCCCGCGACGACGCATTCGCTCGCTGCGGCGGAACTTTATGGTGATCCGCCGGATCTGGCGCCGTTGCCCGAAGAGGAACCACTCGTCGCCAGGTCGGTGGCCAAGCGCCGCAACGAATTCGTCACCGTGCGGTATTGCGCCCGGCAGGCGCTCGGTGACCTCGGCATCGGGCCGGTGCCGATCCTGAAGGGCGAGAAGGGTGAACCCCGTTGGCCCGACGGCGTCGTCGGCTCTCTGACCCACTGCGACGGCTACCGCGGTGCGGTGGTCGGCCGCCGCAGCGAGGTGCGTTCGGTGGGCATCGACGCCGAACCGCACGGTGTGCTGCCCGACGGGGTGCTCGACGCGATCAGCCTGCCCGCCGAGCGAGCTGAACTGAAGCAGCTGCCCGCCGGTCTGCACTGGGACCGAATTCTCTTCTGCGCCAAGGAAGCAACATACAAGGCGTGGTTTCCGGTGACCCGGCGCTGGTTGGGCTTCGAGGACGCGCACATCGTCTTCGACGTCGACGACAGCGGTACCTCGGGTGCATTCGTCTCGCGCGTCCTGATCGATCCCGCCGCGGAGCACGGGCCGCCGCTGGAAACGCTGTCGGGCCGGTGGTCGGTTCGCGACGGCATCGCGCTGACTGCGATCGTGTTGTGA
- a CDS encoding CocE/NonD family hydrolase, whose amino-acid sequence MRSLDGVTSVAVAASSPKTARLAGRTLSRLLRLPPHTCDFEIHKERVPMRDGAELRAHHYAPATANPAGTLLVRSPYGRNFPIAALYARVYASRGYHVVFQSVRGTFGSGGDFEPMVNEVSDGADTVKWLRDQEWFTGSFGTIGLSYLGFTQWALLTDPPPEMKTAVITVGPHDVSGPRWGTGSFGLSDFLSWSHLVAYQEDRNRLRAMLRQARSRRLVTRATRGLPAGEAGRALLGAGASWWESWLEHPEADDPFWTSMNMREALDRTDIPVLLIGGWQDLFLEQTIAQYRRLHERGVDVGLTVGPWTHTQLLTKAAPTVIRETLDWLGTHLDGGTSARRQPVRVFVAGRGWADLPEWPPAMPEVVRYLQPGGRLGDAVPPETAAPSTFTYNPAHPTPTVGGRLLSREGGYRKDISLAQRADVLSFTGDRLPADLYVVGTPVVELSHSCDNPHNDVFVRVSEVDAKGRSRNVSDGYLGSAPDSGVVRIELDPVAHRFRAGSRVRVLVAGGSHPRFARNLGTGEPLGTGSRFASATHTVHLGDGASRLLLPAGPQPPSAD is encoded by the coding sequence ATGCGTAGCCTCGACGGGGTGACCTCCGTCGCCGTTGCTGCCTCCAGCCCCAAGACCGCGCGGCTCGCCGGACGCACGCTGTCACGTCTGCTGCGTCTGCCACCGCACACGTGTGATTTCGAGATTCACAAGGAACGTGTGCCGATGCGCGACGGCGCCGAGCTGAGGGCCCACCATTACGCGCCCGCGACAGCAAATCCGGCAGGCACCCTGCTGGTTCGCAGCCCCTACGGCCGAAACTTTCCGATCGCCGCGCTCTACGCCCGCGTCTATGCGTCGCGCGGCTATCACGTCGTCTTCCAGAGCGTGCGCGGCACGTTCGGCTCCGGCGGCGACTTCGAGCCGATGGTGAACGAGGTATCCGACGGCGCCGACACCGTCAAGTGGCTGAGGGATCAGGAGTGGTTCACCGGGTCGTTCGGCACGATCGGGTTGTCGTATCTGGGCTTCACGCAATGGGCGTTGCTCACCGATCCCCCGCCGGAGATGAAGACCGCCGTCATCACGGTCGGCCCTCACGACGTCAGCGGGCCGCGGTGGGGCACCGGCTCCTTCGGGTTGAGCGACTTTCTCAGCTGGAGCCATCTGGTCGCCTACCAGGAGGACCGGAACAGATTGCGGGCAATGCTGCGGCAGGCGCGGTCGCGGCGGCTCGTCACCCGCGCGACGAGGGGGCTGCCCGCAGGCGAGGCCGGCCGGGCACTGCTCGGTGCCGGCGCGTCGTGGTGGGAGTCCTGGCTCGAGCACCCGGAAGCCGACGATCCGTTCTGGACGTCGATGAACATGCGCGAGGCGTTGGACCGCACCGATATTCCGGTACTGCTGATCGGCGGCTGGCAGGACTTGTTCCTCGAGCAGACGATCGCCCAGTACCGGCGACTGCATGAGCGCGGGGTGGATGTCGGGTTGACCGTCGGCCCGTGGACGCACACCCAGCTGTTGACCAAAGCCGCGCCGACCGTCATCCGCGAGACACTGGACTGGTTGGGAACGCATCTCGATGGCGGGACGAGCGCGCGACGTCAGCCGGTGCGCGTCTTCGTCGCCGGCCGCGGTTGGGCGGACCTGCCCGAGTGGCCGCCGGCGATGCCCGAGGTGGTGCGCTACCTGCAACCGGGCGGACGCCTCGGCGACGCGGTACCGCCGGAGACCGCAGCGCCGTCGACGTTCACCTACAACCCGGCGCATCCGACGCCCACCGTGGGCGGCAGGTTGCTGTCGCGCGAGGGCGGTTACCGCAAGGACATCAGCCTGGCTCAGCGTGCCGACGTGCTGAGCTTCACCGGTGACCGCCTGCCCGCCGACCTGTACGTCGTCGGGACGCCGGTCGTGGAACTGTCGCACTCCTGCGACAACCCGCACAACGACGTGTTCGTGCGCGTGAGTGAAGTTGACGCGAAGGGACGGTCCCGCAACGTCAGCGACGGCTACCTCGGGTCGGCCCCCGATTCCGGCGTTGTGCGCATCGAGTTGGATCCGGTCGCACACCGGTTCCGCGCCGGTTCCCGCGTCCGGGTGCTGGTGGCCGGCGGGTCGCACCCTCGCTTCGCCCGCAACCTCGGCACCGGCGAACCGCTCGGTACCGGCAGTAGGTTCGCGTCGGCGACGCACACCGTGCACCTCGGCGACGGCGCATCCCGGCTGCTGCTGCCCGCTGGACCGCAACCGCCGTCGGCCGACTGA
- a CDS encoding enoyl-CoA hydratase, with product MTDDDILLITTQDRVRTLTLNRPQARNALSADLRRRFYRALGDAQGDDAVDVVIVTGTDPVFCAGLDLKELGDTTELPDISPKWPPMTKPVIGAINGAAVTGGLEIALYCDVLIASEQARFADTHARVGLLPTWGLSVRLPQKVGVGMARRMSLTGDYLSAEEALRTGLVTQVVPHAELMPTARQVAASIVGNNQRAVRALLASYHRIDEAQTNEGLWIEAASAREWMRTASGEDIAANRDAVLQRGRAQVR from the coding sequence GTGACCGACGACGACATCCTGCTCATCACGACACAAGACCGGGTGCGCACGCTCACCCTGAACCGCCCTCAAGCGCGCAATGCGCTGTCGGCCGACCTGCGCAGGCGGTTCTACCGCGCGCTCGGCGACGCCCAAGGCGACGACGCGGTGGACGTCGTGATCGTCACCGGCACCGACCCGGTTTTCTGCGCCGGCCTTGACCTCAAGGAACTCGGCGACACCACCGAGTTGCCCGACATCTCGCCCAAGTGGCCGCCGATGACCAAACCGGTGATCGGCGCGATCAACGGCGCCGCGGTCACCGGCGGCCTCGAGATCGCGCTGTATTGCGACGTCCTGATCGCGTCCGAACAGGCCAGGTTCGCCGACACGCATGCCCGCGTCGGGCTGCTGCCGACCTGGGGCCTCTCGGTGCGGTTGCCGCAGAAGGTCGGTGTCGGCATGGCCCGCAGGATGAGCCTGACCGGCGACTACCTCTCCGCCGAAGAAGCCCTGCGCACCGGCCTGGTCACTCAGGTGGTGCCGCACGCCGAGCTGATGCCGACGGCCCGACAGGTGGCGGCGTCGATCGTCGGCAACAATCAGCGCGCCGTGCGCGCGCTGCTCGCGTCCTATCACCGCATCGACGAGGCGCAGACCAATGAGGGGCTGTGGATCGAGGCGGCGTCGGCGCGGGAGTGGATGCGCACCGCCAGCGGCGAGGACATAGCCGCCAACCGCGATGCCGTGCTGCAGCGAGGCCGCGCCCAGGTCCGCTGA